The Deltaproteobacteria bacterium genomic sequence GCCTCCTTGTTCTTGTATTTGTCATCGAGGCTGTCAATGCTATACTGACTGGCGATATATGGGTCGACTGCAGGATTCCATACATTGTAGTCAATGCCGTTTAGAACCCCTCCGAACTTTTCGCCATGGACGTAGAGGGTGTGCTGCAGTCCGCAGCCCAGGTCCGAATATTTTATCTCCTCGGCATACCGGGGAGAGACCGTTGTGACGAAGTTGGAATAGACAATTCCCCCCTTCATGAGGTTGATGGCGCCGCGGTTGGAGTTGTCTTCAAGCCGGTCCTGATTTATATAGTGGGCAGGATTCAGACCGACCAACCGAAGGGTGTCTTCCCCCGTCACACCTTGATGCTTCAGGTTATGCAAGGTGTAGCAAACCCTGGGGTGTGTCATCCCCATCTGTTCATATATGTCAAACAGGAGCACGGGCGCCAGCCCTGTCTGCCAATCGTGGCAGTGGATGACTTCGGGGTGCTTGTTCGCCTTCAGCATAAACTCCAAGGCTGCTTTGCAAAAAAAGGCAAACCTCTCAGGGTCATCACGATGTCCGTAAAATATTCCCCTGTTAAAGAAGTTTCTGGAAGAGTGTGGTTCAATAAAGAAGCATTTTAGACCATCCACAAAGCCGAAGTAGACATCACAATGAACTTGTTGGTCGTGGCAAGGGACCCAGAGATCACAGTAAGTTTTGCAAAGACCCCAAATATGATCATAACGCATGCAATCGTATTTGGGGAGGATGATCTCCACGGTATTTCCCCGTATTGCGAGTTCACGGGAAAGCCCCTGAACAACGTCTGCCAGGCCACCCACTTTGGCCACAGGTGCGCACTCCGGAGTAATCATTACAACGTACATATGATTTAACCTTTACCCAAGTATGGAATCAATACATTAGCCGCTTCAACGGCAGTCCATTTCGGGGAAGATGTTGTCTTGGCTTTCAATCGTAGATAGCCAGGTTTCGTCTATCATCCGCCCTTCGATTTCACTTCTTATTCTCTCCAGACGCGCAAGGTGCGTCTTCGTCCGTCGAGTTGCATACTCTGCCATGGCGCCCGTCTTGATCATGAAGGCCCAGTCGCTTGCCTGTGCCAGCATCAGTTCCCTTGCGGCCTGCTTAAGCGCTCTGAGCGTCAGGCCCTCGGCCTGACGATGATCAGTTGCCATCTTTTCGAGAACAAGCGCGCCCTGATGCAGGCGGGGATATATCCAATCGTTTTTCTCGTTGAGCCAGGTCTCGTTGAAGCCCTTGTAACCCCAACTGGAAGGACAAGGTGTTGAAACCTGATTGGCCGGGTACTCCTCAAGGTATCCGGAAAGCGTGTTCAGCCGGATCGTTTCTTGCTCCAGATCGATCTTGCGAATCAATCGATTGAGCCATTGCGGCCCTTCAAACCACCAATGGCCGAAGAGTTCGGCATCGAAAGGCGCTACGATGATCGGTTTGCGATCCATGGCCGGCGCCAGATATTCGATCTGTTTTCCCCTCTTGGATATGAAATCCGCCGCGTGGAGTTCGGCTTTGCTCTCCGCCCATTCGGGGACGTATACCTCTTTGTCATCGCTCTTGCCGGTGATGCGGAAATACTTGAAGCCCGTGTCCAATCGAATGCCGTCTTGATGGATATAGGGCCTGACATAATCAAGATCAAGATCGTAGGCGATGTCACGATAGAACTCCCGGTAATCATAATCCCCCGGGTAGCCTTCTATGGAACTCCAAACCTGCTTGGACGATTCAGGGTCCCGCCCAAAAGCCGCTACGCCGGACGGGCAATAGATGGGGGCATAGGCGCCGTACTTCGGTCTGGACTGCGCGCGGGTTATACCGTGGGTCTCTAAGACGGTGTAACGAATGCCCAGATCGCTGAGCAACTCGTCAACTCCGGGATAGTAACCACATTCCGGCAACCAGAAGCCTTTGGGGTTTCTGTCGAATACCTGCTGATAATGTTCGATGCCAACGCGAACCTGCGCCCGGACAGCAGATGGATTGACAGAAAGGAGAGGCAGATATGCGTGCGTGGCCGCGCTGGCCATGATCTCCACCTTTCCCAGTGCTTGCAATCGCTTGAAGGCCTGAACCAGGTTACGATCATAACGATCAATAAATGCTTCCCTGACCTGTAAAAGACGCTTGCGGTACATCAGGGCCAGGGCGTTAAACGCGGGTTGCGCCTTCGTGCGTTCAATCTCTTTCTTGCCCAGCTCTATCAGCCCTTCCAGTCTATCCAGATAACGGGTCTGCAAAAACGGGTCAGCCAGCATCGAGGCGAGAGTGGGAGTGATTGAAAGGGTCAATCGAAAATTGATTTCGTCTTCAACAAGACTCTCCAGCACGAAAAGGAGAGGTATGTAGGTGTCCGTGATAGCTTCGTAGAGCCAGTTTTCTTCCAGGGAATCCACGTATTCGGGATGCCTCACGTAAGGAAGATGTGCGTGAAGCACAAGGGCCAAGTAACCTTTTTCCATTTTCAGCTACCATAAACGGATTTTAAGAGACCGGAAACCAGTTAGGTCTTCCCCTGCGGTGACGAGACGCCACTTACGAACCTGTTTTCACTCATCTCCGTAAGATCGGGGTCCGACCGTTTCGGAGGTTGCGCCTCCCCGGCTTCCGTTCTTGTGTTTGTCTTTCCCGGTTCCACCTGACGGTCATGAAAAAGCCCTTGACTAACGTCGTTCTTGAAAAGACCGCTTTCCCCGCTTTCTGCAACAATCATGTAACGCTCATCGCCTTTGGCGGCCGGCCGGTCACAAGGCGTCTTGACAATGTCCGATCGCGCAAACGAAAAGAAAATGCCGCCTTCGGCCTTCAACCCCAACTCGACAAAGTACGACCTGTCGGGGCTTCGCAGATTTACATACCAGTTATTCAATTGAAGATCGACATAGACGTCGAAAAAGCTGCGGGCATTCCTGCCGGCGAAGACCACGTTGGTGACGTCATAAAACCTCAGGGCAGCCCGAGATCGGCTGTAATCACTGCCGAGGCCCTGTTTTGCCTTCTCAAGTCGGTCTGAGGCGATCTTCCAGTAGACATGCACCAGGTAGGGATCAACAGGCAGTAAAACCACTCTGGTTTCGTCGCAGGAATCGTTCAGTTTCATAGTCTGTTCGTTCTGAAAGTCGCGTTTTTTCTGACACAACACATGTTGCAAAACATAAAACAAAAATGAATTAAACGATACAAAAAACCTAAGCAAAACTCAACTCTCGTCAGGTTCAGTCTTCCTGCACCGAATCCCTTTTGGTGATCAGTACGATGCCTTGCCCCGGTCTGAGTTCGTATGCAAACGGCCTCGGGATGTACTCCATTGGGTATTCCGGAGAGAGGTCAAAAAGCGGCGCCCCTGCTTGCACAAATTCCTGCAGGTTTTCCGCATAGAAATGTTGTCCGTTGACGGCATCCTTGTTGAGAATAAAGAGAGCTTCCTCTTGGGTAGCTGTAGATGCTTTCCACATGAGCATAACATTCGGATTGCCGTGGTTTAAGATCTCAGTCGGGGCTTCCTCCTGAAAAATCGTATGCTCTGCCTTGATGTTGTTCACCTTTTTTAGGAAAGAGGTCAGATCAATGTCTGTTTGTTCCCAATCTTCCGGTCTTGTTCTTACCACGTGGAGTTTCTTGCGAAAACCGAACTCGAACCCCATGGGCATCAGGACGCCTGCTGAAAAGAGCGCCGAAAAGAGATAGCGTTGCTTTAGTCCTTCTGTGTTCCCATGGAGTTCCTCGCAAAGTCTTACTGTATCGTGGCTTTCCGGGAAGCCTATGGAAGGGGCGATGTCTCGCATGAGCGCATATTGCTTCATTAACCAATGGCTTTTGAAATTCCACCACTTGGAGCTGTTGAATATGTAATCAAAACCGGCGCTGGCGGTTTTTCTGGTCTGGTCCGGTTGACATCCGAGTGTCTCTGCAAAAAAGGTCACATCAGGACTCATCTTCCTTGTCTCACTGATGAGTCTTTTCCAAAGGCTCCCTGGGACCTGATACGCTGCGTCACACCGAAACCCCTTGAAACCCAATTCTACCAAAAACCTTACTATGTCTAAAAAAAATCCAAGGAGCCCCTCTTTGTCCCTTGTATTTCTGTGATCGAACCTTGCCAGGTCCTTCCAGATCACCTTTTTCCCGTTTTCGTCACAGAAGGGATGAGCAACACGGCCTTGGGCCTCCCAGACAAACCATTCAGGGTGTGACTCAATCAGATCCGAATCGGAAGAACAGTGGTTGATCACGAGGTCTATCATCAACTTGAGGCCCAGCTTTTCAGCGGTCTTGATCGCATCCTCTAGCTGTTCCTGGGGTCCTTTTTCACTTATCCCGTCAACCAGGAGGGGATTGAAAGCGTAATAATCGGCTATTGAATAAAGGCTGCCCGACCTGCCCGGACGCTGAACGGGATTCACAAAGACCCAGTTGAAGCCCATTTCAGACGCCCTCAGGAAGTGTTTTTCCCATTCTGCAAACTTTCCGGCCAAAAGAGGAAACAAGTTGTATATGATCATCTTTTCCGGTGGTCTCATAATTTCATTCCTTTATGCAATCCTTACTACAAGGCCTCGAGATTTCTCTCTAACGCCTCCAACACAACTTTATGATTTTGATCAAGAATCCAGAGCCAGTAGTGCATACGTTCCGCATTTGTCTTATCCTTCCAGTGATCAAAAAGATAAGAAGCATCACCGAGAGGAAGCCTTCCTTCAGGAGGGTGAATCTCGAGCGTGAAAGAGACCCGTTCGGGACCAAGGAGTGCCAGCGCCAGCGTTATGATTCTTGAAACGCCCGAAGGTCCAAACATCGGGGCAAGAGATCTTCTGTTGTTGTGCTCAAAAGGTATGGAAATTTCGTCCAGGAAACTCAAGTGGTCTGAAATCCCCAAAGGGCTGGTTGAAAGGGGGTGCCCGTCGTGCAAATGGAAATGCAAAGGCTTTGCCAAACCGCCAAGCGCCTGAATTACGTGAAGCACTGCGTCCAATGCAGTCCGAACCGCGCCTTGAACATCCTCGATTACGTCCGGCAGTTCGGCGTCATGGGGCGCGAGAGCGCATATATCCTTGTCCGGATGGTGCCGCAAATAGGCCGCTCTTGCTTGCCGTAACCCGATATGGCCTATATCGATGCAAGCGCTTACACGTTCTAGATCCTCTATCGCCTTAAAGATCTCGATGAAGAGATCGGGTTCCAGCCCAACAGCATATTCAACAAAAAGGTACGGGCATCCTTGCACCTTTTTGGCCGTAGATGCCACCTCCCGCAGTGCAGCCACATAGTCGTCAAAGCGGGTCCTGATTTCGACCTGATCATGAATGACGAATCCAAAGACCCGATCTTTGAATCGTGTCATAAAATCCATGATCAAGTTCCGGCCTTCTTCCTCAAGCACATTTATTGCCCTATCCAAATGAGCCACTGCAGGGGTTTCAGGAGTCGGCCTGAATCTTAATATCCCCTCCAGTTCCATCGGTGTTTGCGCATAGCACTCCGTTCCAAGCCCTGCCTCCCTAAATCGCAGGCCGGCCAGACGCAAAAGGGCATCGTCGCCATCAATCCTTTTCTGAAAAAGCGCCAGAAACGGCGGGAACGAAAATGGGTTATTCTTTCTGCTCAACATCTCTCATTTCTCCCTGCTGGGGCCGGGCTTGTACCAGATAAATCTCATCTGCCAGGACAAGCCCCTCGATATCCTGAGGTCCTCCCAGTGCATCCTCTACAAATCGGCCGATTTTCCCCAGGCGACTCCCTAACCGCCGGCCAAAAATCTCATTTTTCGATAGCTCAACCCTGGAGTAATCTATTGTTTTGTGCACGAGGCTTCCTGAAACATCAGGCCATAGGGCCTGGCTGAAACTCGCAAAGGCCAGCATTCGAACGGCGCCCGTCTGCTTATTGCAACCCATTCGATAGGCAGCGCCGGGGATTTTGCCGCCGGCGAGCGTTTCACCCAACCCCACTGTCAGCTCGACGCAAGCCTCATCTCGTTGATGATCTACCGGATTGACCGTGTGCATGATGAACGAAAGGTCCGGGATAAGCATTTGCTGGATGAGCACGGCCACGTGGGCCCTATCGTGGGGGATGCGAAGCCTTCTTCTGTTCATGGCTGCACGTTCGCTCCACAGGGATGACCAGACTTTGCCGACCCCCTGAGCCACATCAGAAGGCGACACATTGCCGACCGACTCATAAAGCCCTGCCCCTGAAAATCCCTCCAGATCCTCGCAATTGGCGCTGGAACGTACCATGAGCCGCTCATTCTTGGAAAACCTTTCCATCACACCGGACACGATCTCCCGGGGCACCTCAAGCTGCCGGATTATGCCTCGCAGTTTTTCCAGAGCCTCCAAGAAATCGCTCTTTTTAAGTTCATTCAACTGATCGATCAATGCCCGGTACGCTTGTCTAAGGGCCGGCCTGGCAGCAAGCGACGCCTCCATCACGCCAAATGGAATCACAAGTCCCGGAGGTGTGGTAAAGCCTGCCTGCTCCATCTGCGACATCTCTTTGAGCCGTCTTACTCCGTCCGCCTTGCTCCCTCCCGTCTGCAAAGCGACTTGATCAAGGGGAAGCAATGTGAGCGGGGAACTCAATGACACGTCAGGAATCTCAAGGGGTTCCTGCCCGGTCTCTCCTTTTCGGTCGCTTGCGCCTCCATCTTCGAGGTCGGATAAGATCTCCAGGTTTATCCCGGCTGCAGACACATCCAGGATGACCCGCTTGCCGACAAAATGTCGCAGTTCCACAAAGCGCTCTTTATCTTCGGACGCCACAAATACGACTTTTGCTTGTCGGGCTCGAACTGCAAGGTGCGAAAGATAAGGAGTCTCACGGGCCACAATCATGCCGACCACGGCCGTGGGGATTTCTTCATCCCCTTTGACTTCATCCAGGAGCGCCACAATCGATTCGTCAAAAGGATCGATCAAATCATCAAGGCAAAGGGCCTCTGCCACACGGCCCGATACCCTCCCCGGGACGATCGGGTCCCATAAGGGCAACGCCGCAATGGTCCGAATACTCCCTAAGAGAGGGCCCACAAGTTTTGAGAGTTGGAAGACCAGGTGGTTTCGAATATCGGCCTCACAAAAAGCCTTTATGGCCTCCTCGGCCACACCCAGGGCCCGGCCCAACCTTTCGACCTTGTCGGAAAACATGGATAAGATCTTTTTGCAATAGACTTCCGCCAGTCGCCTGCATCGATCAATTGTAGCTTTAAGGCGAATAAGATGGATCCGGTCTCGGGGGTCAAACCCCTGACTCCAAGCAGCCAGCTCGGCTTCTATGGCCTGGCATTCGTTGGCATCAAAGCCGCTGAGGCGCAGATTCTCAATTGTCAGGGCCAGCAGATGAAGCGCCGGCAACCAGGGTAGCTTGTCCTTCAGACCGTCCAAGTGATTGATTACCCGGCTCAAGAGCACAAAGGAAAAATCTTCCAGCCTGATGTCTGCCAGTTGAAGATCTTGTGCCTCGGCGCTGGTGTTTCCTTTCAGCCTGTCCTTTAACTGACTGCGAAGCCTTGTCATAAGCTCGAATGCAGCTTCCAACTCCTCGGGAGAGACCGCTTTTTCTTTGGCATCAAGGAATTCACGTATCAAGTCGGCTTGCCAGGCACGGCTTTTCTGAGACAGCGCCACAAGCTGTTCGTCTAGAGAGCGGGCATTGAAAAACTCCTTGAGATCCTCATGAAATCTCATGAATGCTTCTACGAAAGAAGGTGAATAGTCGGCCCCGGCGGCCGTTATCCTTAAAAGGAGGCCCTCTGAGGTGGCAAGATCCTCAGGACCTGCGCAGCGATGCAATTTGTTTTGCAGCGTATGCTTGATCTCTTGTTTCAGTTCCTTGGGGATATCGTTTCTGTGGGCAATGTCCCGTATGCGCGTAAGCGGCTCCGACCCGGTGAACGCGTTGTCGTAGGAGGGCAGCCACGGATAGATCTTCCTTATGATGAAAACATTTTCCGCCGTGGTGATTTGTGCCAGACGGTCGTGGATGCGCCTGGCCGTCTTTGCATGATGAGACGGGCGGTAGTGCTTCCCATCCTCCCCGGAGGGGATTTGGCCCGTTCCGATGAAACGGAGGTATGTTGCCAGGTATACAAGCTGCTCTGTTCTCAGATCCGATTTGCTGTCAGCCAGACAATCACCGATCCAGGCAAGTCTATCCCTCCAGCTCCGGCATCGTTGATTCGCCTCGGCAATCCTGTCTGCAAAATGGTCCCGGCCGATAACTTTCCTTCCCCCATCGCCGATTATTTCGCGCAGCCTGTCGCGTGCCTCAATGAGCAAGCTGGGTGGTTGGGGCCACTGCTCCAGGATGATTGAGCCCGAAAAACGGCGCTTTCTCATCCTGCCTATAACCGCCATGATGCCAGAGGCATCTTTTCCTGCGGGGCCCGCAAACAGAGGAAGGTGGCTGTCATAGTCTCCGTAGTTTTCGTGCATGTGGATATGAATGATGGGAATCCGGGGATCGAGGAGATCGATAAACCTGATGTAGTCGTTGCGGGTTGCCTCACACAGATTGGCATGTCCAATATCCAGGCACATCCCTACGCGAGCAGCATCCGTCAAGACGAGCTTTGCGAGCTGCGCAAACAGCTCATTGAAGTCCTCCGGTCCGGTGACCGGCATATTCTCTATGGAAAGCTCTATCCCAAGCTTTGCCAGATCTTCTATCAAAGGTGTTATGGCTTGGACATAGGAAGCAATCCCCTCATCCGTATAGAGGTGAATATTTAAAAGCGAAGCGCTAATATCATTTGCGAATTCGATGCTTTTGAGCAAGGCTTGGCGATCTTCCTGTCTCAAGGGGTTTGCCTGCCAAGGCGCATGTACCGAGAGACGTATGTCGTGCTTAAGGGCCGTATCCTTCACGTAATGACGCGTCTCTGCGTCCAGGTCGCTTTCCTCCCAACCCTCGCCTGATTCCTTTTTGTCAGGAAACCACTCAAAGGCATCAAAACCATTGGCAACCGCATACTCAAACGGCTGTGTCACCGTTGATGCCGAGAAGGCGCTCTGATTGCCGATTCGGATGCCGGCTGTTCTATTCACTTTCGATTCCTACCTGGGGGCGTGTCTGCACCACGTAGTACTGTCCGTTTACGTAAGCGCCCTCAATATCTTGCGGAGATCCCAATGCCTTTTCGACTACCGTTCCGATGGAGGAAATGCTAACCAGAAATTCCTTGCGAAATGCATTATCACACACGAGCAACTCCCTGGTGTAATCCAGCAAGACCTTGCGTGGTGGTTCCAACATGACGCTGTCATAAAGGCCTGCACCCGCATAATCGGCCAGGTCTTCTCCGCTGGAATCAGAACGAAATATCAGACCGCTTCCCAAAAGACCCGCGCTTTTGCTCGGGAAGGCCAGGATCTCCGGTTCATCTGCTCCCTTTTTGCATGTGAAGCTGAAAGCCTTCCCGGGATAATTGCCCACCAGTGTCTCTCCAAGCCCCGGGACGACCTCTGCATAGATTTCATCCCTGTTGCCCGTAAGGGGGTTAACCGTGTGGATCACGAAACTATAATCAGCTTCAACCACCTCTTGAACGAGTACTGCCATGAAAAGCGCTTCATGGGGAATCCCTCTTGCCCTGCGGCTCAAATATGCCCTCTCGTTCCACTTTGAGGCCCATACTTTTTTGATACATGTCAACGCATTTTCCCAGTTTACAGGCAAGGCAAAACCCGCCTCCCTCATTACCTTATGAAGAGCAAGGACCAGATCATCCGGCGCCTTGAGGGCCATCACGGTCTTGCGGAGATTCCCGAGCGCCTCATCCCTGGTCTTTTCCGTTGCTTGACTCACCTGCTGCGTCAGCGCCTCGTAACGCTCGCTAACCTCCCTGTTGTCTTTGTGTGCAAGGATTTTTTCAAAAACCCCAAAGGGTAAGGCCACTGAAGTGGGAAGGCCGATCCAACCGGGCAAGTTGCCCTTCAGGCGTTTCAGGTTGTTGGATTTTCCCCCGACATTTGTGCCGTTGAAATCAGAGGCCGACACGGCATAGACAGTGAAAACCGGTTGAGGCATGGATCGATGGGCCTCAAGGGTCGGCCGTACCGGGGCCTTTGTCTCCCCGGAACTCTCTTTAAACACAATGTCACCTGCCCCACTCACCCTCAGGTTAAGCAGGCGGCCCTCGAAAGACTTCAGTTTGGCGATGATCTCCCGGTCGTAGCAGGTGGCGAAAAGCACACGGGCGTTTCTGGCACGAATCGCAACATGCGATACAATGTCTGTGGTATCAGGCGTGATGAGAGCGGTCACCCCTTGGGGGATCTCCTCATCTCCAGCAATCTTATCGGCAACAATCACCGTTTGTTGAGTAAAGTCTTTGCCCTGTACCGAGCGCAAGGCGTCCACTACCTTAAGGCGCCCCATCCCCTGGCCCGGGCTGATCACCTGCCAATTGCCCAGATGGGCGCCGGCGCGCAATATGGGATCGATTTGACGCAAGAGCATGGACAGGGCAAAGGTAGAGCTGCCCCGCACCACCTCTTCGCTGAAGAGAGGGATTGTCCATGAGTCGGCGTGAAAGGCCATGCCGAGAAACTCGGCTTTGGGCTGAAAAAGCCGGTAATACTGGTCGATTATGTTGCCCAGTGCACGGCCGAGACGATCGAGCACCGCTTTTGCTTGAAGTGACCACTCCTTTGAAAAAGAACGTGGCATCTCTCTGAGGCAGTTCCACTCCTGTAAAGTGCATGTGAGTTCGTCATCGCCTTTTGAAATGAGGAGGCTTTCCACCACCATTGCGATCAAATTCACCAGTTCATTGCCGTCTAAACCGGATTGGAGGTTCCGTTCAATGACAATGCGCAGAAAACCCTCCAGAGCAAGATCAAGAAAGAGCAGGTCGCGCACCGTGTCTCCATGGCCTTCCAGTTTGTCTTTCACGCGCTGGCGCGCCTTGATGACCTTTCCAACCAGGTCGCGGACCGGGATCTCGGTATCATCGCGATGCCACCATATGAAATCCATGAGACCGTGCGTTTCTTCATCGAACAGATACCTGGCGGCGTGAATGGCCGTTCCCAGGTCCGTACCGGAATGAAGGGCCTTAAGAATCCCCAGGAAATGCCCAAAATCGTGAATCAATGCCTCCTTCAGGTGGGGGATAAAATCAGGATGAGATGTGATAGGTCGCTCGTAGCTCTCCAGTCGTTCTTTGGTAACACCACCCGCTTCCAGGGTCTTATAAAAGACATCAAGGTCGCCGTCGCATCTGAAGAATTCCAGGTAGGCCTCACAGATCACGACGTCATCCGGTGTGGTATTGTTGTGAAGTTTCTGATGCCATTCCTCCATGAAATGGCCGGAGACCTCTTTGATATGATGGCGATGCATGATGTTTAGAACCTCGTCACGGACCTTCTGTCCTTCGCCACCCCGTCCCATCGTGCTCAGAATAAGGCGTATGATCTCACGCTCTCCTGGTTCGCTGGCGTAGCGGTCAGAAAGCTTAACGGTCAAGCGGTCCTGCGCATGGCTAAGCTCCCTGGGCTGGGTGTTGTAGTTTCGCTGCCAGTCCAATTGTCTGATGGCCGAAAAACGCAGCCACACA encodes the following:
- a CDS encoding glycogen synthase; amino-acid sequence: MYVVMITPECAPVAKVGGLADVVQGLSRELAIRGNTVEIILPKYDCMRYDHIWGLCKTYCDLWVPCHDQQVHCDVYFGFVDGLKCFFIEPHSSRNFFNRGIFYGHRDDPERFAFFCKAALEFMLKANKHPEVIHCHDWQTGLAPVLLFDIYEQMGMTHPRVCYTLHNLKHQGVTGEDTLRLVGLNPAHYINQDRLEDNSNRGAINLMKGGIVYSNFVTTVSPRYAEEIKYSDLGCGLQHTLYVHGEKFGGVLNGIDYNVWNPAVDPYIASQYSIDSLDDKYKNKEALRHRLLLRQDFKPIVSVVSRLDHQKGVELIRHGIFHALAHGCQFVLLGSSPDPATNHDFWELKRRLNDNPDCHIEISHDEKLAHLIYAGADMILIPSAFEPCGLTQMIAMKYGTVPIVRNTGGLADTVFDADYAPRPYHERNGYVFNDFNNQGLETALDRAIGLWHSYPDYFRELMENGMRYDYSWNYPGGHYFNIYNYIKE
- a CDS encoding DUF1957 domain-containing protein, with the translated sequence MEKGYLALVLHAHLPYVRHPEYVDSLEENWLYEAITDTYIPLLFVLESLVEDEINFRLTLSITPTLASMLADPFLQTRYLDRLEGLIELGKKEIERTKAQPAFNALALMYRKRLLQVREAFIDRYDRNLVQAFKRLQALGKVEIMASAATHAYLPLLSVNPSAVRAQVRVGIEHYQQVFDRNPKGFWLPECGYYPGVDELLSDLGIRYTVLETHGITRAQSRPKYGAYAPIYCPSGVAAFGRDPESSKQVWSSIEGYPGDYDYREFYRDIAYDLDLDYVRPYIHQDGIRLDTGFKYFRITGKSDDKEVYVPEWAESKAELHAADFISKRGKQIEYLAPAMDRKPIIVAPFDAELFGHWWFEGPQWLNRLIRKIDLEQETIRLNTLSGYLEEYPANQVSTPCPSSWGYKGFNETWLNEKNDWIYPRLHQGALVLEKMATDHRQAEGLTLRALKQAARELMLAQASDWAFMIKTGAMAEYATRRTKTHLARLERIRSEIEGRMIDETWLSTIESQDNIFPEMDCR
- a CDS encoding DUF4912 domain-containing protein is translated as MKLNDSCDETRVVLLPVDPYLVHVYWKIASDRLEKAKQGLGSDYSRSRAALRFYDVTNVVFAGRNARSFFDVYVDLQLNNWYVNLRSPDRSYFVELGLKAEGGIFFSFARSDIVKTPCDRPAAKGDERYMIVAESGESGLFKNDVSQGLFHDRQVEPGKTNTRTEAGEAQPPKRSDPDLTEMSENRFVSGVSSPQGKT
- a CDS encoding alpha-amylase, translated to MIIYNLFPLLAGKFAEWEKHFLRASEMGFNWVFVNPVQRPGRSGSLYSIADYYAFNPLLVDGISEKGPQEQLEDAIKTAEKLGLKLMIDLVINHCSSDSDLIESHPEWFVWEAQGRVAHPFCDENGKKVIWKDLARFDHRNTRDKEGLLGFFLDIVRFLVELGFKGFRCDAAYQVPGSLWKRLISETRKMSPDVTFFAETLGCQPDQTRKTASAGFDYIFNSSKWWNFKSHWLMKQYALMRDIAPSIGFPESHDTVRLCEELHGNTEGLKQRYLFSALFSAGVLMPMGFEFGFRKKLHVVRTRPEDWEQTDIDLTSFLKKVNNIKAEHTIFQEEAPTEILNHGNPNVMLMWKASTATQEEALFILNKDAVNGQHFYAENLQEFVQAGAPLFDLSPEYPMEYIPRPFAYELRPGQGIVLITKRDSVQED
- a CDS encoding TIM barrel protein, yielding MNRTAGIRIGNQSAFSASTVTQPFEYAVANGFDAFEWFPDKKESGEGWEESDLDAETRHYVKDTALKHDIRLSVHAPWQANPLRQEDRQALLKSIEFANDISASLLNIHLYTDEGIASYVQAITPLIEDLAKLGIELSIENMPVTGPEDFNELFAQLAKLVLTDAARVGMCLDIGHANLCEATRNDYIRFIDLLDPRIPIIHIHMHENYGDYDSHLPLFAGPAGKDASGIMAVIGRMRKRRFSGSIILEQWPQPPSLLIEARDRLREIIGDGGRKVIGRDHFADRIAEANQRCRSWRDRLAWIGDCLADSKSDLRTEQLVYLATYLRFIGTGQIPSGEDGKHYRPSHHAKTARRIHDRLAQITTAENVFIIRKIYPWLPSYDNAFTGSEPLTRIRDIAHRNDIPKELKQEIKHTLQNKLHRCAGPEDLATSEGLLLRITAAGADYSPSFVEAFMRFHEDLKEFFNARSLDEQLVALSQKSRAWQADLIREFLDAKEKAVSPEELEAAFELMTRLRSQLKDRLKGNTSAEAQDLQLADIRLEDFSFVLLSRVINHLDGLKDKLPWLPALHLLALTIENLRLSGFDANECQAIEAELAAWSQGFDPRDRIHLIRLKATIDRCRRLAEVYCKKILSMFSDKVERLGRALGVAEEAIKAFCEADIRNHLVFQLSKLVGPLLGSIRTIAALPLWDPIVPGRVSGRVAEALCLDDLIDPFDESIVALLDEVKGDEEIPTAVVGMIVARETPYLSHLAVRARQAKVVFVASEDKERFVELRHFVGKRVILDVSAAGINLEILSDLEDGGASDRKGETGQEPLEIPDVSLSSPLTLLPLDQVALQTGGSKADGVRRLKEMSQMEQAGFTTPPGLVIPFGVMEASLAARPALRQAYRALIDQLNELKKSDFLEALEKLRGIIRQLEVPREIVSGVMERFSKNERLMVRSSANCEDLEGFSGAGLYESVGNVSPSDVAQGVGKVWSSLWSERAAMNRRRLRIPHDRAHVAVLIQQMLIPDLSFIMHTVNPVDHQRDEACVELTVGLGETLAGGKIPGAAYRMGCNKQTGAVRMLAFASFSQALWPDVSGSLVHKTIDYSRVELSKNEIFGRRLGSRLGKIGRFVEDALGGPQDIEGLVLADEIYLVQARPQQGEMRDVEQKE